The following proteins are encoded in a genomic region of Triticum dicoccoides isolate Atlit2015 ecotype Zavitan chromosome 1B, WEW_v2.0, whole genome shotgun sequence:
- the LOC119348693 gene encoding uncharacterized protein LOC119348693 encodes MRGHSYDTHPDSLRQHCDGRGLHTQRQPPPDPAVVEGVSIQQCAVTSPPDPAVVKGVSIQQRAVISIITVCGVITQAQSWARKTSMISLFVCQVIETNIHDSVW; translated from the exons ATGCGCGGCCACTCCTATGACACGCATCCCGATAGTCTCCGCCAGCACTGCGACGGGCGTGGCCTCCACACGCAGCGTCAACCCCCTCCAGATCCGGCCGTCGTCGAGGGCGTATCCATCCAGCAGTGCGCCGTCACCTCCCCTCCAGATCCGGCCGTCGTCAAGGGCGTATCCATCCAGCAGCGCGCCGTCATCTCAATCATCACCGTCTGCGGCGTCATCACCCAGGCCCAGTCGTGGGCCCGCAAGACCTCCATGATCTCCCTTTTCGTCTGCCAGGTCATTGAGACCAACATCCACGA TTCAGTGTGGTAA